The genomic DNA CCCTCGCCGCTTCCGGCATCAAGAACTTCCGCAAGATGCTGGCCGCCAACGAGGCGCAAACCCCACTGCGTCGCAACGTCACCATCGAAGAAGTCGGCAACGCCGGTGCCTTCCTGTGCTCGGACCTGGCGTCGGGTATCAGCGGTGAAATCATGTACGTGGACGGCGGCTTCAACACCACCGCCATGGGCAACATCGAAGAGTAATCTTCACGTTGCAGCAAAAACGCCGCTTGCCCTGGAAAGGCCAAGCGGCGTTTTTTATGCCCACTACACCGCTCCGCGACCCAGCGGGAGCAAGCTCCCTCGCCACGGGCTTGTCGGCGGCCTTAAGCGAACCGCATTCCCTGTGGGAGCGAGCTTGCTCGCGATGGCGGTGGATCTGCTGGCACTGAAGTTGAATGTGCCGCCGCCTTCGCGAGCAAGCTCGCTCCCACATTGGATCGGCGGTTGGCCTGTGCTAGCTGCGAAGCGCCTGTTTGTGCGCATACATCGCCGCATCGGCGTCCGCCAGCAGGTTGTCGATTGACCGATGGCGCTGGGCGTCGTACTCGATCTGGCCGACGCTGAACCGAATGTCGTAGCCACGCTGCAACATCGCATTGCGCTCATCGAGGATTTCCTTGAGGCGCGCCATGATCGTCGTTGTCTCGACATGGGAAGAACCGGTGAGCAGCGCCACGAACTCGTCTCCGCCCAGGCGACCGACCACATCACTTTCGCGAAAGGCGATACGCAGCACGTCGGCGAAGGTTTTCAGTGCGCTGTCGCCCTCGGCATGCCCATAGCGATCGTTGATCGGCTTGAAGTCGTTGAGGTCGAAGAACAGTAGCGTCGCCGGTCGCGACAAGCGATCACACACATTCAACGCATGCTGGGCCAACGTCCTGAAGCCGCGCCGATTGGACAACAGCGTCAGCTCGTCCATGCTCGCCATCTGCACCGCGACCATTTCCTGCTCGGCCATGCGCGCCAAGTCGCGCAGCAGTTCGCGCTCTTCGTCATTGAGCTGGCGCGGCTTGGTGTCGAGCAGGCACAGCGTGCCGAGTTTGCTGCCATCTTCCAGCCCCAGCGGATGCCCGGCGTAGAAACGAATGCCGGGCTTGTCCGTGACCAGCGGGTTGTCGTGGAAGCGCTCGTCCTGTTCCGCGTCGCATATCTCCAGGATCTGATCCTGCAAAATCGCATGCCCACAAAAGGAAACTTCCCGCGGGGTTTCACTGGCATCCAGGCCGGCGCTGGACTTGAACCACTGCCGGTTGGCGTCCACCAGGGACACCAGGGCGATGGGCACGTCAAACAGACGCCGGGCAAGGCGGGTCAGGCGGTCGAACCGCTCTTCGGGTGCGGTATCGAGCAGCTTGAGCGAGTGCAGATTCTTGAGGCGAACGGCTTCGTTGTCCGGTTTACCTGGCGCAAGCATCGGGAACTCCATGGGCGGGACTTCATGAAGTCTAGTCCAGGACCACCGCCCTTGGAGCCGAACGGCTAAATCCAATGGGCATTTGCCGGCCAAGGCTAATACACTGCCACTCAGGTTCAAGACGAGGACGCCGACCGATGAAGCATGCCAACCCTGACGCCGCCCCACGTTTCTGGCGCGACACGGCCCTGCCCTTCATCGAAGCCCGGGCCATCGACGATGGACGCAAAGTCTGCTATTCGCGTCATTCCCATGATCACTTCTCCATCGGCGCGATCACCGCCGGGCGCAGTACCTACATCCACGAGCGCTCGAGTTTCCAGGTGGAAAGCGGCACGGTGGTGCTGATGAACCCCGGTGACGTCCACGCCTGCAACCCGATCGACGATCAGCCGTGGTCCTACGTGATGTTGTACGTCGACACCCTGTGGCTCAGGGACTTGCAGCGCCGTATCGGTTTTGACGAAAGCCTGGATTTCCAGGGTTTCGCCACCACTCATAGCCGCGACGTGGAGCTATTTGCCGCCCTGGGAAGGTTGTATGGCCAATTAGTAGACGAGCACCTCGACACGGCCCACAAGCACACCGCCGCCGAGGCGTTTTTCATTGACCTGCAACAACGGCTCAACCCTGCCGGGCGTCCGGACCGGGGCAGTCATCCGGGGCTGATGCGTGCGGCACAATTTATCCATGACCATTGCAGCGAAGCCTTGAAGCTCGAAGACATCTGCACCGCCGCGCAGCTGTCGCCGTCCTACCTGAGCCGAGCTTTCAAGCGCCACTACGGGATGACGCCCCACGCCTTCCTGGTCAACCGCCGGATCCAGTTTGCCCGCCACCAATTGCGCGAGGGCAAGCTGATCGCCGACGTGGCGCTGGACAGCGGGTTCGCCGACCAGGCGCACTTCCAGCGGGCGTTCAAGCAACACCTGGCGGCTACGCCCGGCCAATATCGCGGCTGATACCGCATGAATCGGGGGCTCGGGGCCCTCTGTGGCGAGGGAGCTTGCTCCCGCTGGGCTACGCAGTAGCCCTCGATTCTGGGCGACTGCTGCGCAGTCGAGCGGGAGCAAGCGCCCTCGCCACAACAGCATTCCCGCCTCTAAAGCGCGGACTGCCGCCACAACAGTGCTTCTTCTCAGATGCAAGGTTGCCGCCCACTTCAGCTCAAGGCCACAACAGATACACCGCACTGGCCACCAACAACACCGCCATCGCCCGGTTGAACAGGCGCAAGGTCGCCGGATTGCCCAGCCATGTGCGCAGGAAACTGCCGGCATAGGCCCAGCAGCCCACCGAGACGTAGCAAATCACCAGGTAGATCGCCGCAAACTGCCACACCAGCCGCGCCTCGCCGTCGGCCACGAATGCCCCCATCCCCGCCACGCAGGCCAACCAGGCCTTGGGGTTGAGCCATTGCATCAGCGCGCCATGGAACATCGAGGGCGCCCGCCCCTCGTCTTCGCCGCCCAAGTGCCCGTTATCCATCGCCAGTTTCCAGGCCATGAACAACAGGAACGCCACGCCGCGCCAGTTGCACCACTCGGGTCATCCCCGGCCAGCGCTGCAACACTTCATGCAAGCCCAGCCCCATCAGCACCAGCAACAACACAAACCCCAGGGTCGCGCCGGCCACATGGCGCAATGTGGCCCGAAACCCGTACCGCGCCCCGGAACTGAGGGCGACGATATTGACCGGCCCCGGTGTAATGGAGGCCACCAAGGCAAAGGCCGCCATGGAAAATATCAAGCTCATCACAGACCTTCTTCATTCAAGGAAAGAGGCCCCAAGGTAAAGGGGCCTCCTCTGCGGGTATTGAAGAAAACTGCCTTGTCTATTGCTCAATTTTTTTACGCAAATTTTACGCAATGCCCCATTGCCCCTATCGATACTGTGCAGCTCATTGAATCAGGCGTTATTCATGTCCATTGCGGTTCTGCGTCTCATCGGTTTCATACTCGGCATTTTCCTGATTACCCTGGCGATCAGCATGGCGATTCCGCTGTTCACCCTGATGCTTTACGAGCGCAACGATGACTTGTCGGCGTTTCTTTGGTCGAGCTTGATTACCTTCGTCTGCGGTATCGCACTGGTCGCCCGTGGACGACCGGACCACGTCCAGATGCGCCCCCGGGAGATGTACCTGCTGACCACCGCCAGTTGGGTGTTCGTGTGCGCCTTCGCCGCCCTGCCGATGGTGTTCATCCAGCACATCAGCTATACCGATGCGTTTTTCGAGACCATGTCGGGCATCACGACCACGGGCTCGACCATCCTGACCGGGCTGGATACCACGTCTCCCGGCCTGCTGATCTGGCGCTCAATGTTGCATTGGCTCGGCGGCATCGGCTTTATCGGCATGGCCGTGGCAATCCTGCCGTTGCTTCGGGTCGGCGGCATGCGCCTGTTCCAGACTGAATCATCGGACTGGTCGGAGAAAGTCACGCCGCGCTCTCACGTCGCGGCCAACTACATCCTGTGGATTTACGTCACATTGACCGCCTTCGCAACCTTGGCGCTGTGGCTGGCCGGCATGACCCCCTTCGAGGCGATCAATCATGCGATGTCGCTGATTTCCACCGGCGGCTTCTCAACCTCCGATGCGTCCCTGGCGCACTGGCCTCAACCGGCCATTCATTGGGTATCCGTCGTTGTCATGATGGCGGGATCACTGCCCTTTACGCTGTATGTAGCGACATTGAGGGGAAACAGGCGCGCATTGTTCAAGGATCAGCAAGTTCGGGGTTTCGTCGGATTTCTGGTGATTACCTGGCTCGTGGTCGGCACCTGGTTGAGCCTGAACAGCGACCACGGGTGGTGGGACGCGGTTCGCATCGTGGCCGTCAACGTCACCTCTATCGTCACCACCACTGGCGTGGCGCTGGGTGATTACACATTGTGGGGCAGCTTCGCACTGTTGCTGTTCTTCTACTTGACGTTCGTGGGTGGCTGTTCGGGATCTACGGCCGGTGGGTTGAAAATCTTTCGCTTTCAAGTCGCCGGGGCACTGCTGATGGGCAGTTTGAAACAACTGATCCACCCCCGGGCGGTGATCCGGAAAAAATACAACAACCACCCCATCGATGAAGAAATCGTCCGCTCGCTGCTGACATTTTCGTTCTTCTTCACCATCACGATTGGCGCCATCGCCCTGGGTCTGGCGCTGATCGGTCTGGACTGGACAACCGCCCTGACCGGCGCTGCCACCGCCGTGTGCAACGTGGGGCCGGGGCTCGGCACCATCATCGGCCCGGCCGGCAACTTCTCGACCTTGCCGGACGCAGCCAAATGGCTGCTGACCATTGGCATGCTGCTGGGTCGACTGGAAATCCTGACCGTGCTCGTGTTGTTCACGCCGGTGTTCTGGAGGTATTGATCCGTGCGTATCACGGTTCTTGGCGACATGATGTCTGCGAAAGACAAAAACAGCGGGTGAACCTTTAAGACTCAAGATTCAATTTTTGTTCGTGAGCATCCGACCGAGTGCGCGGAAAATTCACTGTCGATTTTTCGGTGGAGTCGTCCCGGACACGGTTCTATGCTCTGCCCCATGAACCGACAAGACTCGCTGCTCCCGCCCCACACCGAGATGGTCCGCGCCATGCTCGAACGAGACACCGCCTACGAGGGGGTGTTCTTCACTGCGGTCAAGACCACCGGCATTTTCTGTCGCCCCAGTTGTACCGCGCGCAAGCCGAAGCCGGAGAATGTGGAGTTCTTCGCCCACGCCGACGAAGCCATGTCGGCCGGCTACCGCGCCTGCCTGCGCTGCAAGCCGCTGGATGCCGCGGCCATTGCGCCGGACTGGATCCAGGCGCTGCTCAAAGCCGTGGACGCCGAACCCGACCTGCGCTGGACTGACGCCCTGCTGCTGGAGCAAGGCATCGAACCGCTGAAATTGCGCCGCTGGTTCAAGCAACATTTCGGCATGACCTTTCACGCCTACCTGCGCACCCGTCGCCTGGGCATCGCCTTGGGCGGCATCAAGGACGGCATTTCCATCGACAATGCCGCGTTCGATTCCGGTTATGAGTCGTTGAGCGGTTTTCGAGATGCCTTTGTGAAGTCCTTCCACATCACGCCGGGCCGCGCCGCCTTCAGCGAGCCCTTGCTGTTCACCCGCCTGACCACGCCATTGGGGCCGATGCTGGCCATGGCCGAACGACGGGGCCTGGTGCTACTGGAATTCCTCGACCGCCCGGCCCTGACCAAGGAGCTGGAAGAACTGCAGCAACGCTACGGCTACACAGTTGCACCGGGGCATAACGCTCACCTGCAACAGATCGAAACCGAACTGGCCGACTATTTCGCCGGCAAACTCACCACGTTCGAGGTCCCGCTGCACATGCCCGGCAGCGCCTTTGCCGTGCGGGTCTGGGCCGAGTTGCAAAAGATTCCCTACGGCGAAACTCGCAGCTACAGCGGCGTCGCCATAGCCCTTGGCAGCCCCGGTGCCAGCCGCGCCGTGGGCCTGGCCAACGGGCAGAATCGCCTGGCCATCGTCATTCCCTGCCACCGGGCGATCGGTGCGGATGGCTCGTTGACCGGTTATGGTGGCGGCCAGCCGCGCAAGGCGTTTCTGTTGCGGCTGGAAAAAGCCGCGGTGCAGGTGTCACTGCCCCTGGCGTTTTGAATGCCTCCGGAGAACGAACACCTGATGCCTGTGCCCTACCACGACGCCAGTGCCTTCCTGGCCAATCTCGACGAAGACTGGCGACGGCATGTCGAGACGATCGGCCCTTGCCTGCTGCAACCCAAGCCGGCCCGCGATC from Pseudomonas beijingensis includes the following:
- a CDS encoding TrkH family potassium uptake protein — its product is MSIAVLRLIGFILGIFLITLAISMAIPLFTLMLYERNDDLSAFLWSSLITFVCGIALVARGRPDHVQMRPREMYLLTTASWVFVCAFAALPMVFIQHISYTDAFFETMSGITTTGSTILTGLDTTSPGLLIWRSMLHWLGGIGFIGMAVAILPLLRVGGMRLFQTESSDWSEKVTPRSHVAANYILWIYVTLTAFATLALWLAGMTPFEAINHAMSLISTGGFSTSDASLAHWPQPAIHWVSVVVMMAGSLPFTLYVATLRGNRRALFKDQQVRGFVGFLVITWLVVGTWLSLNSDHGWWDAVRIVAVNVTSIVTTTGVALGDYTLWGSFALLLFFYLTFVGGCSGSTAGGLKIFRFQVAGALLMGSLKQLIHPRAVIRKKYNNHPIDEEIVRSLLTFSFFFTITIGAIALGLALIGLDWTTALTGAATAVCNVGPGLGTIIGPAGNFSTLPDAAKWLLTIGMLLGRLEILTVLVLFTPVFWRY
- a CDS encoding GGDEF domain-containing protein translates to MLAPGKPDNEAVRLKNLHSLKLLDTAPEERFDRLTRLARRLFDVPIALVSLVDANRQWFKSSAGLDASETPREVSFCGHAILQDQILEICDAEQDERFHDNPLVTDKPGIRFYAGHPLGLEDGSKLGTLCLLDTKPRQLNDEERELLRDLARMAEQEMVAVQMASMDELTLLSNRRGFRTLAQHALNVCDRLSRPATLLFFDLNDFKPINDRYGHAEGDSALKTFADVLRIAFRESDVVGRLGGDEFVALLTGSSHVETTTIMARLKEILDERNAMLQRGYDIRFSVGQIEYDAQRHRSIDNLLADADAAMYAHKQALRS
- a CDS encoding helix-turn-helix transcriptional regulator — translated: MKHANPDAAPRFWRDTALPFIEARAIDDGRKVCYSRHSHDHFSIGAITAGRSTYIHERSSFQVESGTVVLMNPGDVHACNPIDDQPWSYVMLYVDTLWLRDLQRRIGFDESLDFQGFATTHSRDVELFAALGRLYGQLVDEHLDTAHKHTAAEAFFIDLQQRLNPAGRPDRGSHPGLMRAAQFIHDHCSEALKLEDICTAAQLSPSYLSRAFKRHYGMTPHAFLVNRRIQFARHQLREGKLIADVALDSGFADQAHFQRAFKQHLAATPGQYRG
- a CDS encoding bifunctional transcriptional activator/DNA repair enzyme AdaA — protein: MNRQDSLLPPHTEMVRAMLERDTAYEGVFFTAVKTTGIFCRPSCTARKPKPENVEFFAHADEAMSAGYRACLRCKPLDAAAIAPDWIQALLKAVDAEPDLRWTDALLLEQGIEPLKLRRWFKQHFGMTFHAYLRTRRLGIALGGIKDGISIDNAAFDSGYESLSGFRDAFVKSFHITPGRAAFSEPLLFTRLTTPLGPMLAMAERRGLVLLEFLDRPALTKELEELQQRYGYTVAPGHNAHLQQIETELADYFAGKLTTFEVPLHMPGSAFAVRVWAELQKIPYGETRSYSGVAIALGSPGASRAVGLANGQNRLAIVIPCHRAIGADGSLTGYGGGQPRKAFLLRLEKAAVQVSLPLAF